A region from the uncultured Holophaga sp. genome encodes:
- the cas2e gene encoding type I-E CRISPR-associated endoribonuclease Cas2e, with protein MLVIVLENAPPRLRGYLSRLLLEVRAGVFVGEYSTRVREHLWATVQKQVAPGNAVMAWNAPNDAGFDFDTCGENRRVPVLLDGLKLCAFRPLENGRIFENDIKT; from the coding sequence ATGCTGGTCATCGTGCTTGAGAATGCCCCGCCTCGGCTCAGAGGCTATCTGTCGCGGCTCCTACTGGAGGTCCGGGCGGGTGTGTTCGTTGGTGAATACTCCACCCGTGTCCGGGAGCACCTCTGGGCGACAGTCCAGAAGCAGGTTGCCCCCGGCAATGCGGTCATGGCCTGGAATGCCCCCAACGACGCGGGCTTTGACTTCGATACCTGCGGTGAAAACCGCCGGGTTCCCGTGCTTCTGGATGGACTGAAGCTTTGCGCTTTCAGGCCTCTGGAAAACGGTAGGATCTTTGAGAATGATATAAAGACATAA
- the casA gene encoding type I-E CRISPR-associated protein Cse1/CasA, translated as MKRFNLIDEPWIPVRFLEGARGELGILETLRRAEEIAVLEDPSPLVTAALHRLLLAVLYRALEGPCDIEEARALFENGLPLQRIESYLETWRERFWLFHDRYPFGQIAEFGPKAWRAWTVLATEHNADNAKVLFDHIDVQEPGSITAGPAARWLVACQTFAVSSGKSELAHTGTAPSATGAMIIPIGPNLMHTLLFALVPQRRAILKEDRPLWEQNPTPVGDLAKGASRALVGLSDRFTWRSRTIRIRDTDEAVEQVALASGVQFDPSDQRDPMFAYRLVKDKGIFPVSFRDRGIWRDFDSLLPDQESLAPQAIQHALEMSGGDPAGLPGRVMVLGQSNDKAKIEFWRMECFALPGALASNLGIRSDIRGFLDRAETTGSALWAGCATFARQVISHGGPDPDKKDVHNFIAQMPCLPAYWARLEAAFHALLQAFQPESDPEVIRRDWLQSVHRALRGAWGLHASSARQGDVWSIRALVQAEGLIARELKKLDQDIRDINAYLAKETL; from the coding sequence TTGAAGCGATTCAATCTCATTGACGAGCCCTGGATCCCCGTGCGCTTTCTCGAGGGCGCCCGGGGTGAGTTGGGCATCCTGGAAACCCTGCGGAGGGCCGAGGAGATCGCCGTCCTTGAAGACCCCTCTCCTCTCGTCACGGCAGCACTCCACCGCCTGTTGTTGGCCGTGCTCTACCGGGCTCTGGAAGGGCCATGCGATATCGAGGAGGCGAGGGCCCTCTTCGAGAATGGGTTGCCCCTCCAGCGAATCGAGTCCTACTTGGAGACCTGGAGGGAGCGCTTCTGGCTCTTCCATGACAGGTACCCCTTTGGGCAGATCGCCGAATTCGGGCCAAAAGCATGGAGAGCGTGGACAGTGCTTGCGACCGAGCACAACGCAGATAACGCCAAAGTGCTTTTCGACCACATTGATGTCCAGGAGCCCGGCTCCATCACAGCGGGCCCGGCTGCCCGCTGGTTGGTGGCATGCCAGACCTTTGCTGTCAGCTCCGGGAAAAGTGAGCTTGCCCACACAGGTACGGCACCTTCGGCCACAGGGGCTATGATCATCCCCATCGGCCCCAATCTGATGCATACGCTGCTCTTTGCCTTGGTGCCGCAGCGCCGAGCCATCCTCAAAGAGGATCGCCCTTTGTGGGAGCAGAATCCTACGCCGGTCGGAGACCTTGCGAAGGGTGCGAGTAGGGCCTTGGTCGGCCTATCGGACAGGTTCACTTGGCGAAGCCGGACCATCCGCATAAGGGATACCGACGAGGCGGTGGAGCAAGTCGCGCTGGCTTCAGGTGTTCAATTTGACCCCTCTGATCAACGCGATCCCATGTTTGCCTACCGGCTCGTCAAAGATAAGGGGATCTTCCCTGTTTCCTTCAGGGACCGGGGCATTTGGCGGGATTTTGATTCACTTCTCCCCGATCAGGAGAGTTTGGCACCGCAGGCGATTCAGCATGCTCTGGAGATGAGCGGCGGCGATCCGGCTGGGCTTCCAGGCAGGGTCATGGTCCTGGGGCAGAGCAACGATAAGGCCAAGATTGAGTTCTGGCGGATGGAATGTTTTGCGCTGCCGGGTGCCTTGGCTTCGAACCTGGGGATCCGGAGCGATATCCGGGGCTTTCTGGATCGTGCCGAGACGACGGGGTCTGCTCTCTGGGCTGGCTGTGCCACCTTTGCCCGCCAAGTCATCAGCCACGGTGGGCCAGACCCTGATAAGAAGGACGTTCACAACTTCATCGCTCAGATGCCCTGTCTCCCCGCCTACTGGGCACGGTTGGAAGCTGCCTTCCACGCCCTCCTCCAGGCCTTCCAACCGGAGTCGGACCCCGAGGTGATCCGCCGGGATTGGCTGCAGTCGGTTCATAGGGCGCTCCGTGGGGCCTGGGGCCTCCATGCCTCCAGTGCCCGGCAGGGGGATGTCTGGAGCATCCGGGCCCTGGTTCAAGCTGAGGGCCTCATCGCCCGGGAGCTGAAGAAGCTGGACCAGGATATTCGAGACATTAACGCCTATCTGGCCAAGGAGACCCTATGA
- the cas3 gene encoding CRISPR-associated helicase Cas3', with product MQNSDLTPAVIGLWAKSGELHGHSLLSHMLDVAAVAEVLLDREPASTRQRLGASLGLDWDKARAWVLLLAACHDLGKACAPFQDKWKRGRDILESAGLRFPPAMDLHINHAWVSQIFVADKLTALGWPKRLGELAADALGAHHGERANPTLLTRMRGDRHVWRDPAWSGARDALFEALLGLFRPGEPPMKVSMDGPGFMLLAGLVSFADWIGSSEAWFPFDGFQIEGDLDAWWRARRAMAERAMDALGWFPRTPLFPMERPFQEVFPFPPRPLQCATAEAVQGVEDPCVLLVEAPMGEGKTEAAFYAHGELQRRLGHRGLYVALPTKATGNAMFSRTLAFLREQGEGRHLDLQLLHGATALNEAYQELRLGGVHDPQSDGSVRAGEWFTHRKRALLSEYGVGTVDQALLPILPVRHHFVRLWGLANRVVVFDEVHAYDTYTGTLLLQLVEWLVALGSSVLLLSATLPPGTRRKLAGMLGGSLPESEAPYPRLTLFQREALRQIPFPADPARRRVVEVHPLPADLGSIQGAVESGMPIEGSALVLVNTVQRAQEFYGLYPAGEAIRRNGVPVGKRLPDGTEVLLFHARFPADLRQVREDHALDRFGSRSLRTGRRILIATQVAEQSLDLDFDFMVSDLAPIDLLLQRAGRLWRHARAGRPLPVPRLLVAGLAGSEPPSFGAPLWWGAVYREDVLLWTWCLLQGCTSLALPDEIDALVSRVYEEEVPVPSFLEDRLEAYRQEAEGERYAHRLQALRNTIGSPGDASWNDPGRYTRADEDEPGIHPALQALTRLGDESLTIIPIRAADGFHPEATPSSVEARAWSLRAMSLGRKGVVAKLKPLGVPEGWKSSPFLRHAFALQLDEDGRWQVDPTVRLDEELGLVFENKEAL from the coding sequence ATGCAAAATTCCGATCTAACTCCAGCGGTCATAGGGCTCTGGGCCAAGAGCGGAGAACTCCATGGTCACAGTCTCCTGAGTCACATGCTGGACGTGGCGGCGGTGGCGGAAGTCCTGCTTGATCGGGAGCCTGCATCGACTCGTCAGCGCTTGGGGGCCTCTCTGGGCCTGGATTGGGACAAGGCCCGGGCCTGGGTGCTCCTATTGGCGGCTTGCCACGATCTGGGCAAGGCCTGTGCGCCCTTCCAGGACAAGTGGAAAAGGGGCCGGGACATCCTTGAATCCGCGGGTCTGCGCTTTCCCCCTGCCATGGACCTCCATATCAATCACGCCTGGGTCAGCCAGATATTCGTGGCGGACAAGCTGACCGCACTGGGTTGGCCCAAGAGGCTTGGCGAATTGGCCGCAGATGCCCTGGGGGCCCACCATGGGGAGCGGGCCAACCCCACGCTTTTGACCCGCATGCGGGGGGATCGCCATGTCTGGCGGGACCCCGCATGGAGTGGGGCCCGGGATGCCCTCTTTGAGGCCCTGCTGGGCCTGTTCCGGCCAGGGGAGCCGCCCATGAAGGTGTCCATGGATGGGCCGGGCTTCATGCTCCTCGCGGGTCTGGTGAGCTTTGCTGACTGGATCGGTTCCAGTGAGGCATGGTTTCCCTTTGATGGTTTCCAGATCGAGGGGGATCTCGATGCCTGGTGGAGGGCGCGGAGGGCCATGGCTGAGCGGGCCATGGACGCCCTTGGATGGTTTCCTCGTACCCCCCTGTTCCCCATGGAACGCCCTTTCCAGGAGGTCTTCCCCTTTCCTCCCAGGCCTCTGCAGTGCGCGACAGCCGAGGCGGTCCAGGGGGTGGAGGATCCCTGTGTCCTCTTGGTGGAGGCCCCCATGGGGGAAGGCAAGACGGAGGCCGCCTTCTATGCCCATGGCGAGCTCCAGCGGCGGCTCGGGCATCGGGGCCTCTATGTGGCCCTTCCCACCAAGGCCACAGGGAACGCCATGTTCTCTCGGACCTTGGCCTTTCTTCGCGAGCAGGGCGAAGGGCGCCACCTCGACCTTCAGCTTCTCCATGGCGCCACAGCCCTCAACGAGGCCTACCAGGAGCTTCGCCTGGGCGGTGTCCATGATCCTCAATCGGACGGTTCGGTCCGGGCGGGAGAGTGGTTCACCCACCGCAAGCGGGCCCTCCTCTCAGAATATGGTGTGGGCACCGTGGACCAGGCCCTGCTCCCCATTCTCCCGGTGCGGCATCACTTCGTACGTCTGTGGGGGCTGGCCAACCGGGTGGTTGTCTTCGACGAGGTCCACGCCTATGACACCTATACCGGGACGCTCCTGCTCCAGTTGGTGGAATGGCTGGTGGCGCTGGGTTCCTCGGTGCTCCTCCTCTCGGCGACCCTACCTCCGGGTACCCGCCGCAAGCTGGCGGGCATGCTTGGGGGAAGCCTGCCGGAATCTGAGGCCCCCTATCCTCGCCTGACCCTTTTCCAGCGGGAGGCCCTCCGCCAGATACCCTTCCCGGCTGACCCCGCACGTCGGCGCGTCGTCGAAGTCCACCCCCTGCCCGCGGACCTGGGCTCCATTCAAGGTGCCGTGGAATCGGGGATGCCCATTGAAGGCTCGGCCCTGGTGTTGGTGAATACGGTCCAGCGGGCCCAGGAATTCTATGGGCTCTACCCGGCGGGGGAGGCGATCCGCCGGAATGGGGTTCCCGTGGGCAAGCGACTCCCGGATGGGACTGAAGTGCTTCTGTTTCATGCACGATTCCCTGCGGATTTGCGACAAGTCCGTGAGGATCACGCCTTGGATCGTTTCGGGAGCAGGAGCCTTCGCACGGGTCGGCGCATCCTCATCGCCACCCAGGTGGCTGAGCAGAGCCTCGACCTGGACTTCGACTTCATGGTGAGTGATCTGGCTCCCATCGACCTCCTCCTGCAGCGGGCCGGGCGCCTCTGGCGGCATGCCCGGGCAGGGCGCCCCCTCCCGGTCCCCCGCCTGCTGGTGGCGGGTCTTGCGGGATCGGAGCCACCCTCCTTCGGGGCTCCGCTCTGGTGGGGTGCAGTCTACCGTGAGGATGTGCTTCTCTGGACCTGGTGTCTCCTTCAGGGCTGCACAAGCCTGGCCCTCCCGGATGAGATCGATGCCCTGGTCTCCAGGGTGTATGAGGAGGAGGTGCCGGTTCCCTCCTTTCTGGAAGACCGCCTGGAGGCCTATCGCCAGGAAGCGGAGGGGGAGCGCTATGCTCACCGCCTTCAGGCCTTGAGGAACACCATCGGCAGTCCCGGTGATGCTTCCTGGAATGACCCTGGGCGCTACACCCGGGCGGATGAGGATGAGCCCGGCATTCACCCGGCCCTCCAGGCCCTGACGCGCTTGGGAGACGAGTCGCTGACAATCATCCCCATCAGGGCAGCGGATGGGTTCCACCCGGAGGCCACCCCCAGTTCTGTCGAGGCCAGGGCTTGGTCTCTGCGGGCCATGAGCCTCGGGCGGAAAGGGGTGGTGGCAAAACTGAAACCCCTGGGCGTTCCGGAGGGGTGGAAGTCATCCCCTTTCCTGCGTCATGCCTTTGCGCTTCAGCTGGATGAGGACGGTCGCTGGCAGGTGGACCCCACCGTGCGTCTGGACGAGGAACTTGGACTGGTATTCGAGAACAAGGAGGCCCTTTGA
- the cas6e gene encoding type I-E CRISPR-associated protein Cas6/Cse3/CasE, with protein sequence MYLHRLHLDLRNREARRDLADSYQLHATLSRAFSPPEIPCPAGAFLWRLEPETGEGGSPRLLVQGGELPDWSRLPSGWLVGSPDPAIHLASRMKLDQCHEGQRFRFRLRANPSACRGGKRIGLLQEREQRDWLARKGVQHGFSLMAGGHGGFYATEPDPSVLLSQAEMLRGRQLSGNRIKVFSVLFDGYLVVSDPGLFREALARGIGHGKALGLGLLSVAPLP encoded by the coding sequence ATGTACCTGCATAGGCTCCATCTCGATCTCCGCAACCGGGAGGCGCGTCGGGATCTGGCGGATTCCTACCAGCTCCACGCCACCCTGAGTCGGGCCTTCAGCCCCCCCGAAATCCCCTGCCCTGCCGGGGCCTTTCTATGGCGTCTGGAGCCCGAGACCGGCGAAGGCGGGAGCCCTCGCCTGCTCGTCCAGGGTGGCGAGCTGCCGGATTGGAGCCGCCTTCCCTCCGGCTGGCTTGTGGGCTCCCCGGACCCCGCCATCCACCTAGCCTCCCGCATGAAGCTGGACCAGTGCCACGAAGGCCAGCGCTTCCGCTTTCGGCTCCGGGCCAACCCCAGCGCCTGCCGGGGAGGGAAGCGGATAGGGCTCCTGCAGGAGAGGGAGCAGCGGGATTGGCTGGCCCGAAAGGGGGTGCAGCATGGCTTCAGCCTGATGGCCGGGGGCCATGGTGGCTTCTATGCCACTGAACCCGACCCCTCTGTCCTGCTCTCCCAGGCGGAGATGCTCCGCGGTCGGCAGCTTTCGGGCAACCGGATCAAGGTCTTCAGTGTGCTCTTCGATGGGTACCTGGTCGTGAGCGACCCGGGGCTTTTCCGGGAGGCACTCGCCCGGGGCATCGGCCACGGCAAGGCTCTGGGCTTGGGGCTTCTATCGGTGGCCCCCTTGCCATGA
- the casB gene encoding type I-E CRISPR-associated protein Cse2/CasB encodes MSTFIEWLEERQREDTRVRAALKRSLAFEPGTHVPAFPWVEPFLVGNENTWRRKVHHLVAGLWALHWREGESRPVLPLGVAAATFQNAMDAAGTERRFIALLDADEEQLPHRLRQLVALLKDYPLDFEAMLTDLLRWNNESKRTQNEWARDFYRTLTHDGAEFAASKPSEEKP; translated from the coding sequence ATGAGCACCTTCATCGAGTGGCTCGAAGAGCGACAGCGGGAGGACACCCGGGTTCGGGCGGCCCTGAAGCGGAGCCTTGCCTTTGAGCCCGGCACCCATGTCCCTGCCTTCCCCTGGGTGGAGCCCTTTCTGGTCGGCAATGAAAACACCTGGCGGCGCAAGGTCCATCACCTGGTGGCGGGCCTTTGGGCCCTCCACTGGCGGGAGGGGGAATCCCGCCCGGTCCTGCCTCTGGGTGTGGCCGCTGCCACTTTTCAGAACGCCATGGATGCTGCGGGCACCGAGCGACGCTTCATCGCCCTCCTGGATGCTGACGAAGAGCAGCTCCCTCACCGCCTCCGACAGCTGGTGGCCCTGCTCAAGGATTACCCCCTCGACTTCGAGGCCATGCTGACTGACCTCCTTCGCTGGAACAACGAAAGCAAGCGGACCCAGAACGAATGGGCCCGGGATTTCTACCGCACCCTCACCCATGACGGCGCTGAGTTCGCCGCAAGCAAACCTTCCGAGGAGAAGCCCTGA
- the cas7e gene encoding type I-E CRISPR-associated protein Cas7/Cse4/CasC: MKTLIEIHALQNYAPSNLNRDDTGAPKDALFGGTRRARISSQCLKRAVRQHFDALVQKGVLAHDDLADRTKRVMGEIVRHLTGLGRAEDEAQERAIAALAAVELTIKDDGKSQYLLFLGKREIARLAQVIHEKWDLLAPQEAPVAEVKKAGKAKKQAAQGADPELKKAMDKVIDGGKALDVALFGRMLADMPAKNQFAACQVAHAISTHAVEREFDYYTAVDDLKPDETAGADMIGTVEFNSACFYRYAVLDWAKLLENLQDDEELATRGLAAFLEGFVVAEPTGKQNSFAAHNPPEFVAVTVRREGAPRNLANAFEVAIRPKRGESLTRLSAQKLVEKAQQLKAAYGGEETTHVLDLAGAGDGLGVAAPSLAELVSRTLQAVRS; encoded by the coding sequence ATGAAGACCCTGATCGAGATCCACGCCCTTCAGAACTACGCCCCCTCCAACCTCAACCGGGATGATACCGGGGCCCCCAAGGATGCCCTCTTCGGGGGCACCCGCCGGGCCAGGATCAGCAGTCAGTGCCTCAAGCGTGCGGTGCGCCAGCACTTCGACGCGCTCGTCCAGAAAGGTGTCCTCGCCCACGACGATCTGGCGGATCGCACCAAGCGAGTGATGGGGGAGATTGTGCGGCACCTCACCGGCCTGGGCCGGGCCGAAGATGAGGCCCAGGAGCGGGCCATCGCTGCTCTTGCAGCGGTGGAGCTGACCATCAAGGATGATGGGAAGAGCCAGTATCTGCTCTTCCTCGGGAAGCGGGAGATCGCCCGTTTGGCCCAGGTGATCCATGAAAAGTGGGATCTCCTGGCCCCGCAGGAAGCCCCCGTGGCGGAGGTGAAAAAGGCTGGAAAGGCCAAGAAGCAGGCTGCCCAGGGGGCAGACCCGGAGCTGAAGAAGGCCATGGACAAGGTGATCGATGGCGGCAAGGCCCTGGATGTGGCCCTCTTCGGCCGCATGCTCGCCGATATGCCCGCAAAGAACCAGTTCGCCGCCTGCCAGGTGGCCCACGCCATTTCCACCCATGCGGTGGAACGGGAGTTTGACTACTACACGGCCGTGGATGATCTGAAGCCCGATGAGACCGCCGGGGCCGACATGATCGGGACCGTGGAGTTCAACTCAGCGTGCTTCTACCGCTACGCCGTTCTGGACTGGGCGAAGCTCCTGGAGAACCTCCAGGACGATGAGGAGCTGGCCACGCGGGGATTGGCGGCCTTCCTGGAGGGCTTCGTGGTGGCGGAGCCCACTGGCAAGCAGAACAGTTTCGCCGCCCACAACCCCCCTGAGTTCGTGGCCGTGACGGTGCGCCGGGAGGGGGCACCTCGGAACTTGGCCAATGCCTTTGAGGTGGCCATCCGCCCCAAGCGCGGGGAGTCGCTTACTCGGCTCTCGGCCCAGAAACTGGTGGAGAAGGCCCAGCAGCTCAAAGCAGCTTACGGGGGTGAGGAGACCACCCATGTCCTGGACCTGGCTGGTGCTGGGGATGGCCTGGGTGTGGCGGCGCCCTCCCTTGCAGAACTGGTCAGCAGGACCCTCCAGGCGGTGAGGTCCTGA
- the cas1e gene encoding type I-E CRISPR-associated endonuclease Cas1e, with product MRLESNPIPMKERSTMVWLQYGALDVQDGALVLIDKEGVRTHIPVGGLGCLLLEPGTRVTHAAIALAASVGCLILWVGEGGVRLYSAGQPGGARSDRLLYQAKLALDEDLRLKVIRGMYRFRFKEEPPMRRSIEQLRGIEGVRVRTTYQLLAKEHGIEWGRREYDPDDFENQDPINRCLSVANHCLYGLCEAAILAAGYAPAIGFIHTGKPLSFVYDIADLFKFETVVPIAFKIAASKTREWERETRLYCRNSFRKHNLLERIIPTIEEILACGGLELPKPHAEAVPIAIPNKEQSGDAGHRA from the coding sequence ATGAGGCTCGAGTCCAACCCCATCCCCATGAAGGAACGCAGCACCATGGTGTGGCTCCAGTACGGGGCTCTGGATGTGCAGGATGGGGCCTTGGTGCTCATCGACAAGGAGGGGGTGCGGACCCACATCCCCGTGGGTGGTCTCGGGTGCCTGCTCCTGGAGCCCGGCACCCGGGTCACCCACGCTGCCATTGCCCTGGCGGCATCTGTGGGCTGCCTGATCCTCTGGGTTGGTGAGGGGGGCGTCCGCCTCTATTCGGCAGGGCAACCTGGCGGTGCCCGCTCGGACCGTCTGCTCTACCAGGCCAAGCTGGCCCTGGATGAAGATCTCCGCCTGAAGGTCATCCGGGGCATGTATCGCTTCCGGTTCAAGGAAGAGCCGCCCATGCGGCGGAGCATCGAGCAGCTCCGAGGCATTGAAGGGGTCCGTGTGCGGACCACCTACCAACTCCTGGCCAAGGAGCACGGAATCGAATGGGGCCGACGGGAGTATGACCCCGATGACTTCGAAAACCAGGACCCCATCAATCGTTGCCTCAGCGTGGCCAATCACTGTCTTTATGGCCTATGCGAGGCGGCCATCCTGGCGGCTGGGTACGCCCCGGCCATCGGCTTTATCCACACGGGAAAGCCCCTATCCTTCGTGTACGACATCGCCGATCTCTTCAAATTCGAGACGGTGGTACCCATTGCCTTCAAGATCGCAGCCTCCAAGACCCGTGAGTGGGAGCGGGAGACCCGCCTGTATTGCCGGAACAGTTTCCGGAAACACAACCTCCTGGAGCGGATCATACCCACCATCGAAGAGATCCTCGCCTGTGGCGGCCTTGAACTCCCGAAGCCCCATGCGGAGGCTGTGCCCATAGCCATTCCCAATAAGGAGCAGAGCGGCGATGCTGGTCATCGTGCTTGA
- the cas5e gene encoding type I-E CRISPR-associated protein Cas5/CasD has product MATLLLRLVGPMQSWGTTSRFDERDTGPEPSKSGVLGLVAAAMGVERGDWVALEPLSHLGMGVRHDRPGVPAKDYQTAGCAQGDSIIKADGSQAKGGGVVSSRHYLADAAFLVGLEGQDRGLLERIHEALQRPRWPLALGRKGYLPSEAPWLPAAWNPIQDGALLAVLLAQPWIATLRPGEKAPERLRLSLESKDGSGVMRMDQLLSSFEDRRFGARYIRSEWVPFPGEACHVPA; this is encoded by the coding sequence ATGGCGACCCTGCTTTTGCGACTGGTGGGCCCCATGCAGTCCTGGGGTACCACCAGCCGCTTCGATGAGCGGGACACTGGCCCTGAGCCCAGCAAGTCCGGGGTTCTGGGACTGGTGGCCGCCGCCATGGGCGTCGAACGGGGTGATTGGGTGGCTCTGGAGCCCCTGAGCCATCTGGGGATGGGGGTACGCCACGATCGCCCGGGTGTGCCCGCCAAGGATTACCAAACCGCAGGTTGTGCACAGGGCGACAGCATCATCAAGGCCGATGGTTCCCAGGCCAAAGGCGGAGGTGTGGTGTCGAGCCGCCATTACCTTGCTGATGCAGCCTTCCTGGTGGGTCTGGAAGGGCAGGACCGCGGCCTCCTTGAGCGCATTCATGAAGCCCTTCAGCGCCCAAGGTGGCCCCTTGCCCTGGGGCGGAAGGGATACCTCCCCAGTGAGGCCCCCTGGCTCCCGGCGGCCTGGAACCCCATCCAGGACGGGGCGCTCCTGGCTGTGCTCTTGGCCCAGCCCTGGATCGCCACTCTGCGCCCCGGCGAGAAAGCCCCGGAGCGCTTGCGGCTCTCCCTCGAGTCGAAGGATGGGAGTGGTGTGATGCGCATGGATCAGCTGCTCTCTTCCTTTGAGGATCGTCGCTTTGGGGCGCGGTATATCCGCTCTGAATGGGTGCCCTTTCCTGGGGAGGCCTGCCATGTACCTGCATAG
- a CDS encoding DUF2813 domain-containing protein: MSPSLARGAQAVNGRTLCHDHAMHLEHIAVVNFRGITELRLDLESDTTVCFGENAWGKTTLVEALQSALGDRSITEADFHRLENDRHSIARHLGISLRFGGEPPRDWESAGWRDGRGAFHLVLHWAGHRLSRGRIRVDRVFLGPDGRELPLPEGDAALLADLVIKAHPLHVFHELRLAEGMLAPALAPELELHEAPDRAVRRIFERLLTVPHQVHPGELARGLEALQHLATLRPDLFQPGNPGFRRASDMADAPMLLQDGRSLGDLARRAGAGTRQVALLALVGAMLQAEMAWPKTAGVSPLLVLEDPETHLHPIQLATVWSLMEQLPVQKLVTTATGSLLAAMPSRALRRLVRRPRQTAVFPHPEARPLNPIDARRVAFHVRTHHAESLFARVWLLVEGETEAWLLPELARVQGLSFPLEGIHCVAFAQAGLAPLVAFADRFGIPWHVIADGDEAGQHYAAKVRHLLKGRPESRHLTLLPDQDMEHFLWRSGFAPVYRRAANQPPPPDPGTTIHQALKAHSKPGMALEVAEEAGRRGPDTVPALLRKCYATLMKLGERR; this comes from the coding sequence TTGTCCCCGAGTCTGGCAAGGGGAGCCCAGGCGGTCAACGGGAGGACGCTGTGTCATGATCACGCCATGCACCTCGAGCACATCGCCGTCGTCAACTTCAGGGGCATCACTGAGCTCCGCCTGGACCTGGAGTCCGATACCACCGTGTGCTTCGGGGAGAATGCCTGGGGCAAGACGACCCTGGTGGAGGCCCTCCAGTCCGCCCTGGGGGACCGGAGCATCACCGAGGCCGACTTCCACCGCCTGGAAAACGACCGCCACAGCATCGCCCGCCACCTGGGCATCAGCCTGCGCTTCGGGGGTGAACCCCCCCGGGACTGGGAGAGTGCCGGCTGGCGGGATGGCCGGGGCGCCTTCCACCTGGTCCTCCACTGGGCGGGCCATCGCCTGAGCCGCGGACGGATCCGGGTGGACCGGGTCTTCCTGGGACCCGATGGGCGCGAGCTGCCCCTGCCCGAGGGGGATGCCGCACTCCTGGCGGACCTGGTCATCAAGGCCCACCCCCTCCATGTCTTCCACGAGCTCCGGCTCGCAGAGGGGATGCTGGCCCCGGCCCTGGCCCCGGAGCTGGAGCTCCATGAGGCTCCCGACCGAGCCGTCCGGCGGATCTTCGAGCGGCTGCTCACGGTTCCCCACCAGGTCCACCCCGGTGAGCTGGCCCGGGGCCTCGAAGCCCTCCAGCACCTGGCCACCCTGCGCCCGGACCTCTTCCAGCCCGGAAATCCGGGCTTCCGGCGCGCTTCGGACATGGCCGACGCCCCCATGCTGCTCCAGGATGGGCGCTCCCTTGGCGACCTGGCCCGCAGGGCGGGGGCGGGCACCCGCCAGGTGGCCCTCCTCGCGCTGGTGGGCGCCATGCTCCAGGCCGAGATGGCCTGGCCTAAGACCGCTGGCGTGAGCCCCCTCCTGGTCCTCGAGGATCCCGAGACCCACCTCCACCCCATCCAGTTGGCGACGGTGTGGAGCCTCATGGAGCAGCTCCCCGTCCAGAAGCTGGTCACCACCGCCACCGGCTCCCTGCTGGCGGCCATGCCCAGCAGGGCCCTCCGGCGCCTGGTGCGGCGGCCCCGCCAGACCGCCGTCTTCCCCCACCCCGAGGCCCGCCCCCTCAACCCCATCGACGCCCGGAGGGTCGCCTTCCATGTCCGCACCCACCACGCCGAGAGCCTCTTCGCCCGGGTCTGGCTCCTGGTGGAGGGCGAGACCGAGGCCTGGCTCCTCCCCGAGCTGGCCCGGGTCCAGGGCCTGAGCTTCCCCCTGGAGGGAATCCACTGCGTGGCCTTCGCCCAGGCGGGGTTGGCCCCTCTGGTGGCCTTCGCCGACCGCTTCGGCATCCCATGGCATGTGATCGCCGATGGCGACGAGGCCGGGCAGCACTACGCCGCCAAGGTCCGCCATCTCCTTAAAGGCCGTCCCGAGTCCCGGCACCTCACCCTCCTGCCCGACCAGGACATGGAGCACTTCCTCTGGCGCAGCGGCTTCGCCCCGGTCTACCGACGCGCCGCCAACCAGCCCCCGCCCCCCGACCCGGGCACCACCATCCACCAGGCCCTCAAGGCCCACTCCAAACCCGGCATGGCCCTGGAGGTGGCCGAAGAGGCCGGACGGAGAGGCCCCGACACCGTCCCCGCCCTCCTGAGAAAGTGCTACGCCACCCTGATGAAGTTGGGGGAGCGGAGGTAG